TGGTTGAAGCCTGAGTAGCTGGACTTCACTGTCTTTCCCGCGCCATCCTCGGACCATGACGACTCCGAAGACTCAGAAGATTCTGCTGATCGGTGCGAACGGCACCCTCGGGCGAGCGGTTCACACGGCTCTGCGGGAGCGCGGCCACGAGGTCCTCACCGCGTCCCGCAAGGACTCGGACTTCTCCGTCGACATCACCGATCCCGCCTCGATCCGCGCCCTGTACGACCAGGCGGGCCCGGTCGACGCGGTCGCGAGCGCGGCGGGCAGCGTCCCGTGGAAGCCCGTGGGCGAACTGACCACCCAGGACATCCGGGCCGGCCTCGAAGGCAAGGCCGTCAGCCAGATCGAGCTGGTCCTCCAGGGCCTGGAGCGGCTGCCCGAGCACGGCTCGTACACGCTCATCACCGGCATCCTGGCCCGCGAGTTCCTGCTCACCGGCGCGGTCTCCTCCCTCGCCAACGGCGCCGTCGAGGCCTTCGTCCGCGCGGCCGCCATCGAACTCCCGGGCCGCCAGCGGATCAACGCGGTCAGCCCGACCGTCTTCGAGGAGTCCCTTGACCTCTACGGCGACGCCTTCGCCGGA
This is a stretch of genomic DNA from Streptomyces sp. NBC_00536. It encodes these proteins:
- a CDS encoding short chain dehydrogenase, producing the protein MTTPKTQKILLIGANGTLGRAVHTALRERGHEVLTASRKDSDFSVDITDPASIRALYDQAGPVDAVASAAGSVPWKPVGELTTQDIRAGLEGKAVSQIELVLQGLERLPEHGSYTLITGILAREFLLTGAVSSLANGAVEAFVRAAAIELPGRQRINAVSPTVFEESLDLYGDAFAGFDPVPVSRAAAAYVKSIEGHQTGQVFRVG